A genomic stretch from Ovis canadensis isolate MfBH-ARS-UI-01 breed Bighorn chromosome 5, ARS-UI_OviCan_v2, whole genome shotgun sequence includes:
- the CACTIN gene encoding splicing factor Cactin → MGRDTRSRSRSAGRRGRRQRSRSGNRSRSRSGSHGRRNRRRRDDEGRRRRRRRSRERRSDSEEERPRRGRQSRSPPPAHRRAQNRSSQSDSSDEQQQQRGQWPCRQRRQRTRSWSPGSSASSSASREHSQSPREAAAAALSQQQSLQERLRLREERKQQEELMKAFETPEEKRARRLAKKEAKERKKREKMGWGEEYMGYTNTDNPFGDNNLLGTFIWNKALEKKGISHLEEKELKERNKRIQEDNRLELQKVKQLRLEREREKAMREQELEMLQREKEAEHFKTWEEQEDNFHLQQAKLRSKIRIRDGRAKPIDLLAKYISAEDDDLAVEMHEPYTFLNGLTVADMEDLLEDIQVYMELEQGKNADFWRDMTIITEDEISKLRKLEASGKGPGERREGVNASVSSDVQSVFKGKTYSQLQVIFQGIEGKIRAGGPNLDMGYWESLLQQLRAHMARARLRERHQDVLRQKLYKLKQEQGVESEPLFPILKQEPPSPGHSLEPEDPAPTPPGPSEGGPEEPEAEGATPVEGEGDGEAVLMEEDLIQQSLDDYDAGKYSPRLLTAHELPLDAHVLEPDEDLQRLQLSRQQLQVTGDASESAEDIFFRRAKEGMGQDEAQFSVEMPLTGKAYLWADKYRPRKPRFFNRVHTGFEWNKYNQTHYDFDNPPPKIVQGYKFNIFYPDLIDKRSTPEYFLEACADNKDFATLRFHAGPPYEDIAFKIVNREWEYSHRHGFRCQFANGIFQLWFHFKRYRYRR, encoded by the exons ATGGGTCGGGATACACGCTCGCGCTCGCGGTCGGCTGGTCGCAGGGGTCGAAGGCAACGGAGCCGGAGCGGGAATCGGAGCCGAAGTCGGAGCGGAAGCCATGGGCGGCGAAACCGGCGTCGCCGAGACGACGAGGGGCGACGCAGACGGAGGCGGAGGAGTCGGGAGCGCAG GTCAGATTCAGAAGAGGAGCGGCCACGGCGAGGCAGGCAGAGCCGGAGCCCCCCTCCTGCCCACCGGCGCGCCCAGAACCGCTCCTCTCAGTCTGACTCGAGtgatgagcagcagcagcagcggggccAATGGCCTTGCCGGCAGCGGCGGCAACGGACACGTTCCTGGTCCCCAGGCTCCTCGGCGTCCAGCTCCGCATCCAGGGAGCACTCACAGAGTCCCCGGGAGGCAGCGGCGGCAGCCCTGAGCCAGCAACAGAGCCTGCAGGAACGCCTGCGGCTGCGCGAAGAACGGAAGCAGCAGGAGGAGCTGATGAAGGCCTTCGAGACTCCCGAGGAGAAGCGGGCACGTCGGCTGGCCAAGAAGGAGGCCAAGGAGCGGAAGAAACGGGAGAAGATGGGCTGGGGCGAGGAGTACATGGGTTATACCAACACCGACAACCCCTTTGGTGACAACAATCTGCTGGGCACCTTCATCTGGAACAAG GCCCTAGAGAAGAAGGGGATCAGCCACCTGGAGGAGAAGGAGCTGAAGGAGCGGAACAAAAGGATCCAGGAAGACAACCGTCTGGAGCTGCAAAAG GTGAAGCAGCTGCGGCTGGAGCGGGAGCGAGAGAAGGCCATGCGGGAGCAGGAGCTGGAGATGCTGCAGCGAGAGAAGGAGGCGGAGCACTTCAAGACCTGGGAGGAGCAGGAAGACAACTTTCACCTGCAGCAGGCCAAGCTTCG GTCCAAGATCCGCATCCGGGACGGACGGGCCAAGCCCATCGACCTGCTGGCCAAGTACATCAGCGCCGAGGACGACGACCTGGCCGTGGAGATGCACGAGCCCTATACCTTCCTCAACGGCCTCACCGTGGCTGACATGGAGGACTTGCTAGAGGACATCCAG GTCTACATGGAACTCGAGCAGGGCAAGAATGCAGACTTCTGGAGGGACATGACGATCATTACAGAGGACGAGATCTCCAAACTCCGAAAGCTAGAGGCCTCGGGGAAGGGGCCAG GTGAGCGGCGAGAGGGGGTCAACGCCTCAGTCAGTTCCGACGTGCAGTCAGTCTTCAAGGGGAAGACATACAGCCAGCTGCAGGTCATTTTCCAAGGCATCGAGGGCAAGATCCGGGCTGGGGGCCCCAACCTGGACATGGGCTACTGGGAGAGCCTGCTGCAACAGCTGCGGGCCCACATGGCACGTGCCAG gctccggGAGCGGCACCAGGATGTGCTGCGGCAGAAGCTGTACAAGCTGAAGCAGGAGCAGGGCGTGGAGAGTGAGCCGCTATTCCCCATCCTCAAGCAAGAGCCGCCATCTCCCGGCCACAG CCTGGAGCCTGAGGACCCAGCCCCTACTCCACCTGGGCCCTCAGAGGGCGGCCCCGAGGAGCCGGAAGCTGAAGGGGCCACGCCAGTGGAGGGCGAGGGGGACGGGGAGGCGGTGCTTATGGAGGAGGACCTGATCCAGCAGAGCCTGGATGACTACGACGCCGGCAAGTACAGCCCTCGGCTGCTCACGGCGCATGAGCTGCCACTGGATGCCCACGTGCTAGAGCCGGACGAGGACCTGCAGCGCCTGCAGCTGTCGAGGCAGCAGCTTCAGGTCACAG GCGACGCCAGCGAGAGTGCAGAGGACATCTTCTTCCGGCGAGCCAAGGAGGGCATGGGCCAGGACGAGGCCCAGTTCAGCGTGGAGATGCCGCTGACCGGCAAGGCCTACCTGTGGGCAGACAAGTACCGGCCGCGCAAGCCGCGCTTCTTCAACCGCGTGCACACCGGCTTCGAGTGGAACAAGTACAACCAGACGCACTACGACTTCGACAACCCACCACCCAAGATCGTGCAGGGCTACAAGTTCAACATCTTCTACCCTGATCTCATCGACAAGCGCTCCACGCCCGAGTACTTCCTGGAGGCCTGCGCCGACAACAAGGACTTCGCTACGCTCCGCTTCCATGCCGGGCCGCCCTACGAGGACATCGCCTTCAAGATCGTCAACCGCGAGTGGGAGTATTCGCACCGCCACGGCTTCCGCTGCCAGTTCGCCAACGGCATCTTCCAGCTCTGGTTCCACTTCAAACGCTACCGCTACCGGCGGTGA
- the TBXA2R gene encoding thromboxane A2 receptor — protein MWPNASSLGPCFRPMNITLDERRLIASPWFAASFCLVGLASNLLALSVLMGTRQGSSQSRSSFLTFLCGLVLTDFMGLLVTGAIVVTQHFVLFEWQAVDPGCSLCHFMGVIMVFFGLCPLLLGAAMASERFLGITRPFSRPATASQRRAWTTVGLVWASALALGLLPLLGVGHYTVQYPGSWCFLTLGTDPGDVAFGLLFALLGSISVGMSFLLNTISVATLCHVYHGQATAQQRPRDCEVEMMVQLVGIMVVASICWMPLLVFIAQTVLRSPPAMSPTGQLSRPTERQLLIYLRVATWNQILDPWVYILFRRAVIQRFYPRLSTRSRSLSLQPQLTCRSTIH, from the exons ATGTGGCCCAATGCCAGTTCTCTGGGACCCTGTTTCCGGCCTATGAACATCACACTGGACGAACGACGCCTGATTGCCTCCCCATGGTTCGCAGCCTCTTTCTGCCTGGTGGGCCTGGCCTCCAACCTGCTGGCGCTGAGTGTGCTGATGGGCACACGGCAGGGCAGCTCCCAGTCTAGATCTTCCTTCCTGACCTTCCTCTGTGGCCTGGTCCTCACTGACTTCATGGGGCTGCTGGTCACTGGTGCCATCGTGGTGACCCAGCACTTCGTCCTCTTTGAATGGCAGGCCGTGGACCCTGGCTGCAGCCTCTGCCATTTCATGGGCGTCATCATGGTCTTTTTTGGcctgtgtccactgctgctgGGGGCCGCCATGGCCTCGGAGCGCTTCCTGGGCATCACCCGGCCCTTCTCAAGGCCCGCGACTGCCTCGCAGCGCCGAGCCTGGACAACAGTGGGGCTGGTGTGGGCCTCTGCGCTGGCACTGGGCCTGCTGCCCCTTCTGGGCGTGGGCCACTACACCGTGCAGTATCCTGGCTCCTGGTGCTTCCTCACACTCGGCACCGATCCGGGGGACGTGGCCTTCGGCCTGCTGTTTGCACTCCTCGGCAGCATCTCGGTGGGGATGTCCTTCCTGCTCAATACCATCAGTGTGGCCACCCTGTGCCACGTCTACCATGGGCAGGCGACTGCCCAGCAGCGCCCGAGGGACTGCGAGGTGGAGATGATGGTGCAGCTCGTGGGCATTATGGTGGTGGCCAGCATTTGCTGGATGCCACTGCTG GTCTTCATCGCCCAGACGGTGCTGCGGAGCCCGCCTGCCATGAGCCCGACGGGGCAGCTGTCCCGCCCCACGGAGCGGCAGCTGCTCATCTACCTGCGAGTGGCCACCTGGAACCAGATCCTCGACCCCTGGGTGTACATCCTGTTTCGCCGGGCAGTGATCCAGCGCTTCTACCCTCGCCTGAGCACCCGGTCCCGGTCACTGTCCCTGCAGCCCCAGCTCACCTGCAGGTCAACAATTCACTAG